The Lynx canadensis isolate LIC74 chromosome A2, mLynCan4.pri.v2, whole genome shotgun sequence DNA segment TCAAAGTTCTCAGTCCCCTTAGACTTTGTCTGCATTCTGAACACTGTAGGTAAACCCCTAGGGGGCTAGAAGCAAgtccttccctgtcccttccaCCCCTTCCCTACCCACAGGCATTCGAGCCCTAGTGAGATTAGGTGGGGTCGCCGTAGTGAATCACCTTCATTCCACTAGAGTTGTCTGGAGGATGACAGCTTGTGGCTCCCCGccgggcctggggaggaggggagacctGGCAGGCTGATGAGGCCTTCCTAGGTTGGTGGGACATAATGGGGACAGTCAGAGCACCATGGGAGTTCTGAGAAGGGACTGCTCCTTTCTtgatgggaagaagaaaggagttgTGGCACCACTGAATTATCAGCAAATCTGGGGACTAAAAGCAGCATGCATTTGGTTGCATCGGGCATTTCATCTCCTGCCTAGAGGGTGCATATGGCATCTTCTTCCTCACTCGTGACCTTGGTGGACTTTTTGTTTCAGTTGTAGGCACTCAGTAGAAGTGGCTGCTAGACTGTCACACAGACTCAGTGATGCAGCCCAGGGAGGGCATTTTGATGGACACTCTTCCCTTTCGGGTTTTGCACGGGAAGTCTTCAAACTTGGTTTGTGTGGCTTCTTTGGGTTTGGGGCTGTTTGGCTGCTCTTGAGTGAAacctttcttcctctgttctccAAACGCTAGGGAAGGATCGAATCATATTTGTGACCAAAGAAGACCATGAAACCCCAAGCAATGCAGAGCTGGTGGCTGATGACCCCAACGACCCATATGAGGAGCACGGTGGGTATGACACACAGATCCTTCCTGGAGGAAATGTTCAAAATTCCTTTCCCATTTTGTCCTGGCCAAGGCTGGGTGTTCACGGGCCCCTCTCAGCCAAGGACCGTCTCCAGGGACTGTGAGCCCACCTCCCTTGGAGGTGCGAGAGGCTGTGCTGAGTGCCGTGCAGCTCTCGTGCTGCTGCTCTTCCCTGGCTGTTAGGCCAGAGCCTGAGTTTCTGCTGAACTGAAgtcttctgcctctttttcttttgaggtttTACACCGACTAAAGCTGGCTGGATGTTTCCGGATGACGAAGTTTTAGGCAGGGGGTGCGGGGCGGAAATGGATTCCAGTGCTGCGGGCAGGTTACGGCGACGGATCCTCCTGCTCGGTCCAGCTGCAGCCTGAACGCTGCCACATCTGCAGACCATAAGCAAGCAGGCGTGTGAGAGTCCTAACACCTTGTTCTGTGAGGTGGTGAAGCTCTGCTCTCTCTTTGTACGTGCTCCAGGAAGCACCTTCCACGAGATGCTCACTCGAGATAGAGGGACAGCTTTCCGGCAGCAGGACCAGCTCGCCTAGTCAGAACTGCTGCACACAGTTTAGTGAATGGTCACTTGGTCATATGGGCCGAGGGTGCTACTCCAAAGGCTTTAGACTGCTGGGCTCACTGGAACTTCCGCAGCGTGCGTAAGGCTGACGTGTGGGTGTGCGGGATTTATAAACAGTCCGTATCGTCAACGGTCCTCAGCTTGCCAGTCTAAAGCCATTTCTGACACCTGTGATGCGAACTAACAAAGCTTCCAGTGCTGGCTGGTGAGAAATACGGTTGAAAAGAGCTTGCAGCAGCAGCCTGCGGAGTATGAGCTCCTGATGGGAATTTCTCAGATGCTAGCTAAAGTGTGTGCTCTTAGGTGGGACACCTGACGTGTTACCCTTACTGCCTCTGGGGGTTAGAGCAGAGTAGAGCTGAGGTGTCTAGCACCCTGCCAGGGACGCTGGGAGGTACAGATGTTCTCCGGTGTTCGCATTCTGAGAATGGCAGCCATGGGAGTAATCTTGAACCAGCACccttacaaagaaaaataagccacGTGTCAGTTCCAATAACTCTGCCTCTCTTTAGGTGCATATTAGTTAAGCACATTCTGCAGGGCCTACGGGACAAATCAGGCCTTGTTTTGCCTCGTGGTGTTTTTCAACACTGAATGTGTTTGTGCTGAGACTGTGTGTCCCCTCCAGTTCCTGCCAGGCCTCATCGCtcctcttgttttctctcctaCCCACTTCTGTCATTTATGATAGATCTGCGTGGACCGTGAAGGCATTTGCCTTTGCAGCCCCTTCCAGTGAATGATTGTACCAAGAAGCACATTCAGCAGCGAGCCCTGGGACCCAGCTTCTGAGCTCTCAATTGCAAAATGACTCAGCAGAGTAGGCAGGCCCCCAGTTTATGCCAGCTGCCTGTATCGAGGCACCCAGTTCCGTGACTGAGACAGCACTTGGAATGGCTAAGAGTGTCATGACCAAGATGGCAGAAGTCATTTTCATAGACTCAGGAAGACTGGAGGAGGGTCTTAAAGATCCCCTGGTCTGGAGGGGAAACTGGAGGAGGAGGTAGGGACTGGCCAGGGAAGTTAGTAGCCGGCCTTTGGTTGCATGTTTGGAACCTGCTGCATCTGGGCTTGATTTAACATGTTGACGTCTGTGTGTTTCTACATGTTGTCCTTGAAATGCAGATTGGCACCCTCAGTGCCCTTTGTGAGGAGCTACCTCAGTCTAGCATGCCTTCCCCTGAGAAAGAATCAAACGAAGACTCCTGCAGAGCtgggctcttttttaaaaatgttcttatcATAACGTCTCGCTTGGAAACTTATTGTGCAGGTTTCCTAGTTTTGAGCCTTTGGAGGGAGCGTTTGTATATGGGCCCCCTCATTTTATCGCGCTTTGCAGATGCTGCATTTTtcacaaattgaaggtttgtggtgACCCTGCTTCAAGAAGCAAGTCTTTTGGCGCCATTTCTTCAACAGCGTTTGCTCActtcgtgtctctgtgtcacatttcgGTAATTTTTGCAACAGTTCAAACTTCttcattattgtatttgttagGGTGATTCTGTGATCactgatctttgatgttactattgtaatttttCTGGGGTGCCATGAACCATGTCCATGTGAGAAAGGGGATTTAATCGagaaatgttgtgtgtgttctgactgttccACCAACTGGCTCttcctcatctctgtctctctctctccttgggtCTCCCCATTCCCGGACATGACAGTACTGAAAACAGGCCGGTTAATAATCCGACAGTGGCCTCTAGTTGTGCGGTCTCTCATGTCACATCAGAAATTAGAAATGATTGAGTTAGCGAGGAAGGCATCTCAAGAGCCACGATAGGCTAAAAACTAGGCCTCGTAAACCaaacagccaagttgtgaatgcagaGGAGAAGctcttaaaggaaatgaaaagtgctactccagtagCACTTACAAATGGTAAGCGAGCAACTGAAAATCAGTCTGTAGTTGCACCCCTCTCTGACACACGCGTGCAGCTGAGCAGTTTGGTTAGTATGATTAACATCCCTGGAGGTTTTTCCCTGTTACAAGACCGGAACCACACCATCTGGTGTGCCACTAGCTTTTTCCCTTGTACACCATGTCTTGGACATCTTCCTGCCTGTGCAGAAGGATCAGCCTCCTCTCACCGGGCCTCACACCGAGCTGAGCTTCTGTGGGcagtggcagagccagagggGCCGGAGGGAGCTAAGTGCctgttttgggggaggggactAATCTTACCCATTTGaatgggaggggagcagagatcGAAAGAAAGAGATCAATACCTCAGCTTCTTAAGGTGTCGGGGCTTTGAAAAAGCTTCTCGCTAAGCAACCCAACGATGGCTGCTTCTTTGGATTAAACGGTTTCCAGTTTGTAGCTCTCGGGGCACAGCCACAGGCATCGCACTGGGAAGCGGCCTAGAATATAGATCAGTGTCGTGCATGGACAAAGCTGCCATGGTGGCCTCTCTCCAGCTGAGCCAAGGAATGCTGCATTTGAACCCAATCCAAATCCAAAGATAAGGGCCTACGAGGCGACAGTTCCTAGCTGGACAGTGTCCAGCACCTCCTGAGTAGCTTTCAAAGACTGCacttggttttgctttttcagaAACCGTAGAGAGCCTGTCTCACATTTTCCTTGCCCATCTTCCTGTTGTAGGATTGATCCTGCCAAATGGAGACATTAACTGGAACTGCCCGTGCCTTGGGGGAATGGCCAGTGGCCCCTGTGGGGAACAGTTCAAGTCGGCCTTTTCCTGCTTCCACTATAGCACAGAGGATGTCAAGGGGTCAGACTGTGTAGACCAGTTCCGGGCCATGCAGGAATGCATGCAGAAATACCCTGACCTCTATCCtcaggaggacgaggaggaggaggaagaggagaagaagccAGCAGAACGTTTAGAAGAGACAGCTCCCACTGAGGCCACTGCAACCAAAGAAGAGGAGCGGTCAAGCTAATGAAGGCCATAAGGCACTGGGCTCCAGTCCTTCTCCTTCAGAGTGATATGAACCTTTTGTAAGATGCCTTTTGGTCATTCTCTGAGAACGTGTCTTTCCCTCTGTTGTTCTGTGCACTATAATGTacaaaataacttattttgaTGATCGGGGGTCTTGGTCCTTTGACATATACACtggaaaaaatgtatgtgtgtctCCTATAAACCTATCGGCAAATGTAGCTGTCACTTTCGAATTCTCAGATTATCCTGAATTTTGCCTCTTTGAAATAATGTGCTGACTATGCTCAGCAACTAGAAATCA contains these protein-coding regions:
- the CHCHD4 gene encoding mitochondrial intermembrane space import and assembly protein 40: MAYCRQEGKDRIIFVTKEDHETPSNAELVADDPNDPYEEHGLILPNGDINWNCPCLGGMASGPCGEQFKSAFSCFHYSTEDVKGSDCVDQFRAMQECMQKYPDLYPQEDEEEEEEEKKPAERLEETAPTEATATKEEERSS